The Candidatus Protochlamydia phocaeensis genome contains a region encoding:
- a CDS encoding IS1 family transposase gives ESGKTSYIERFNCTLRQRVARLVRKTLSFSKKLANHIGMIKYFICYYNLALHV, from the coding sequence AAGAATCTGGCAAAACAAGTTATATTGAAAGATTTAATTGTACTCTTAGACAAAGAGTCGCAAGGCTTGTAAGAAAAACTTTATCTTTCTCTAAAAAACTAGCTAATCATATTGGAATGATCAAATATTTTATCTGTTATTACAATTTAGCATTACATGTTTAG